In a genomic window of Lagopus muta isolate bLagMut1 chromosome 2, bLagMut1 primary, whole genome shotgun sequence:
- the LPIN1 gene encoding phosphatidate phosphatase LPIN1 isoform X1, whose protein sequence is MNYVGQLAGQVFVTVKELYKGLNPATLSGCIDVIVVRQPDGNLQCSPFHVRFGKMGVLRSREKVVDIEINGEAVDLHMKLGDNGEAFFVQEMDNNQEVIPYHLSTSPILSEGTVLMEAQLKRNSIDRIRNLDNSVSSQVPPQAHGSQPGNETSPVCSSVKKRRKKRRKSTHKIDSLKREDIGDTSEDEDMFPIEISSEEEKEPLDNSRILVPDVFVDDVSDIKAPAVSTYSQSSSYPRSDGEWSPIQSKPIDCTGQSSLLTVPVDGGLSNSCPHQSSHFSPSDSPSGSRPPTPQSDSELVSKSTDRSGLKNPHMHWAWGELPQATKASSLIKAKEPNTIDVNPSESTHFRVIQSAPIEEFNGVSPLPVLGQTDAATADETEPLPAETNKPETESAGAAVLSLPANEDIKQAAACSAQAVGKMDSPSRKKDKRSRHLGADGVYLDDLTDMDPEVAALYFPKNGDNIQNRNANDTGPRSATHSPQSFGSSGADSGVESTSDGTRDLPSIAISLCGGLTDNKEITKEEFLEHAVTYQQFVDNPAIIDDPNLVVKIGNKYYNWTTAGPLLLAMQAFQKPLPKATVESIMRDKMPKKGGRWWFSWRGRNSTIKEETKAEQGMSGSRLKGEDSSQMSMANRIKDESSSSDEDPRAAKQNLGSLQANSSHLSLLSGISYKKTLRLTSDQLKSLKLKNGPNDVTFSVTTQYQGTCRCEGTIYLWNWDDKVIISDIDGTITRSDTLGHILPTLGKDWTHQGIAKLYHKVSQNGYKFLYCSARAIGMADMTRGYLHWVNERGTVLPQGPVLLSPSSLFSALHREVIEKKPEKFKVQCLTDIKNLFYPNTEPFYAAFGNRPADVYSYKQVGVSLNRIFTVNPKGELIQEHAKTNISSYVRLCEVVDHIFPLLKRSHSSDFPCSDTYSQFTYWREPLPPFETQDVHPDSS, encoded by the exons ATGAACTACGTTGGACAGTTAGCAGGGCAAGTGTTTGTAACTGTGAAGGAACTCTACAAGGGACTAAACCCAGCCACGCTGTCGGGATGTATTGATGTAATTGTTGTACGTCAGCCGGATGGAAATCTTCAGTGTTCTCCTTTCCACGTCCGCTTTGGGAAAATGGGAGTTCTGCGTTCCAGGGAGAAAGTG GTTGACATAGAAATTAATGGAGAGGCTGTAGATTTGCACATGAAACTAGGAGACAATGGAGAAGCCTTTTTTGTGCAGGAGATGGATAACAATCAG GAAGTAATTCCTTATCATCTCTCTACGTCCCCCATTCTGTCTGAGGGAACTGTGTTAATGGAAGCTCAGCTGAAGAGGAACTCAATTGACAGGATAAGAAACCTGGACAACAGTGTATCCTCACAAGTACCACCCCAAGCTCATGGATCCCAGCCTGGTAATGAAACATCTCCAGTCTGTAGCtctgtgaaaaagagaagaaaaaagaggaggaagtcTACCCACAAAATAGACAgtttaaaaagagaagacattGGAGACACATCAGAAGATGAAGACATGTTTCCTATAGAGATTagctcagaggaagaaaaggaaccATTGGACAATTCAAG GATTCTTGTTCCGGATGTGTTTGTTGATGATGTATCTGATATAAAGGCACCTGCTGTGTCTACTTATTCTCAGTCCTCATCATACCCTCGTTCAGATGGGGAATGGTCACCTATTCAAAG TAAACCTATAGATTGCACAGGGCAATCCTCTCTTCTCACTGTTCCAGTAGATGGTGGCCTATCTAACTCTTGTCCTCATCagtcttctcatttttctccttcagacaG tccaTCAGGCTCACGTCCTCCTACTCCTCAAAGTGATTCAGAATTAGTCAGTAAATCTACAGACAGGAGTGGACTAAAGAATCCACACATGCACTGGGCCTGGGGAGAGCTACCACAGGCTACGAAG gcGAGTTCTTTGATCAAAGCTAAGGAACCCAACACAATCGATGTAAATCCTTCTGAAAGCACTCACTTTCGGGTCATCCAGAGTGCTCCTATAGAGGAGTTTAATGGTGTGTCTCCTCTACCTGTCCTTGGACAGACTGATGCAGCAACTGCTGATGAAACTGAGCCCTTGCCAGCTGAGACAAATAAGCCAGAGACAGaatctgcaggagcagctgtacTATCGTTGCCTGCCAATGAGGATATAAAACAAGCTGCGGCTTGCTCAGCTCAGGCAGTTGGCAAGATGGATTCTCCTTCCAGAAAGAAAG ACAAACGAAGCCGGCATCTTGGTGCTGACGGTGTCTATTTAGATGACCTTACTGACATGGATCCAGAAGTTGCTGCGCTTTACTTCCCCAAAAA tggaGATAACATACAAAACAGAAACGCAAATGACACAGGGCCACGGTCTGCCACCCATTCTCCACAGTCTTTTGGGAGCTCAGGTGCTGACAGTGGCGTTGAAAGCACCTCAGATGGAACCAGAGATTTGCCCTCCATTGCCATTTCTCTCTGTGGAGGCCTCACGGACAACAAAGAGATAACCAAAG AAGAATTCTTAGAACATGCAGTAACATATCAGCAGTTTGTGGACAATCCTGCTATCATTGATGACCCCAACCTTGTGGTTAAGATTGGAAATAA GTACTACAACTGGACAACAGCTGGTCCCCTTCTGCTGGCAATGCAGGCATTCCAGAAACCTTTGCCAAAG GCCACTGTGGAATCTATAATGAGAGACAAGATGCCCAAAAAAGGTGGAAGATGGTGGTTTTCCTGGAGAGGGAGGAACAGCACTATTAAAGAG GAAACAAAGGCAGAACAAGGTATGAGTGGGAGTAGACTTAAAGGAGAAGACTCTTCACAGATGAGCATGGCAAACAG AATAAAAGATGAATCTTCTTCGAGCGATGAAGACCCTAGAGCTGCCAAACAAAACCTTGGGTCATTACAAGCCAACTCGAGTCATCTCTCATTATTGTCTGGAATCAGTTACAAAAAAACACTTCGACTAACTTCTGACCAGCTT AAAAGCTTAAAGCTGAAGAATGGTCCCAATGATGTGACCTTTAGTGTTACAACACAATATCAAGGTACTTGCCGCTGTGAAGGCACCATTTACCTATGGAATTGGGATGACAAGGTTATAATTTCTGACATAGATGGAACCATTACACG gTCAGATACTTTAGGTCATATTTTACCTACTCTTGGCAAAGATTGGACACACCAAGGGATTGCAAAATTGTACCATAAAGTGAGCCA AAATGGATATAAATTTTTGTATTGCTCAGCACGTGCTATTGGAATGGCAGACATGACCAGAGGATACTTGCACTGGGTCAATGAACGTGGAACTGTGCTGCCACAGGGGCCAGTGTTGCTGAGTCCGAGCAGCTTATTCTCAGCTTTGCACAG GGAAGTGATAgagaaaaagccagaaaaattCAAAGTTCAGTGTTTGACAGACATAAAAAACTTGTTTTATCCCAACACAGAACCCTTTTATGCTGCTTTTGGAAACAGACCCGCT GATGTTTACTCATACAAACAAGTGGGTGTTTCTTTAAACCGAATATTTACAGTCAACCCCAAAGGAGAACTTATACAAGAACATGCAAAGACAAACATCTCATC cTATGTCAGACTGTGTGAAGTAGTAGACcatattttccctttgctgaaAAGAAGCCATTCTTCAGATTTCCCTTGTTCTGATACCTACAGTCAGTTTACCTACTGGAGGGAACCTCTGCCACCTTTTGAAACTCAGGATGTACATCCAGACTCATCTTAA
- the LPIN1 gene encoding phosphatidate phosphatase LPIN1 isoform X3: MGENDHLKMSSEDEEQPESPPGSPWSWILLMKDPGWIRNVWTRNLNVQTMNYVGQLAGQVFVTVKELYKGLNPATLSGCIDVIVVRQPDGNLQCSPFHVRFGKMGVLRSREKVVDIEINGEAVDLHMKLGDNGEAFFVQEMDNNQEVIPYHLSTSPILSEGTVLMEAQLKRNSIDRIRNLDNSVSSQVPPQAHGSQPGNETSPVCSSVKKRRKKRRKSTHKIDSLKREDIGDTSEDEDMFPIEISSEEEKEPLDNSRILVPDVFVDDVSDIKAPAVSTYSQSSSYPRSDGEWSPIQSKPIDCTGQSSLLTVPVDGGLSNSCPHQSSHFSPSDSPSGSRPPTPQSDSELVSKSTDRSGLKNPHMHWAWGELPQATKASSLIKAKEPNTIDVNPSESTHFRVIQSAPIEEFNGVSPLPVLGQTDAATADETEPLPAETNKPETESAGAAVLSLPANEDIKQAAACSAQAVGKMDSPSRKKDKRSRHLGADGVYLDDLTDMDPEVAALYFPKNGDNIQNRNANDTGPRSATHSPQSFGSSGADSGVESTSDGTRDLPSIAISLCGGLTDNKEITKEEFLEHAVTYQQFVDNPAIIDDPNLVVKIGNKYYNWTTAGPLLLAMQAFQKPLPKATVESIMRDKMPKKGGRWWFSWRGRNSTIKEETKAEQGMSGSRLKGEDSSQMSMANRIKDESSSSDEDPRAAKQNLGSLQANSSHLSLLSGISYKKTLRLTSDQLKSLKLKNGPNDVTFSVTTQYQGTCRCEGTIYLWNWDDKVIISDIDGTITRSDTLGHILPTLGKDWTHQGIAKLYHKVSQNGYKFLYCSARAIGMADMTRGYLHWVNERGTVLPQGPVLLSPSSLFSALHREVIEKKPEKFKVQCLTDIKNLFYPNTEPFYAAFGNRPADVYSYKQVGVSLNRIFTVNPKGELIQEHAKTNISSYVRLCEVVDHIFPLLKRSHSSDFPCSDTYSQFTYWREPLPPFETQDVHPDSS; this comes from the exons GTCCAAACCATGAACTACGTTGGACAGTTAGCAGGGCAAGTGTTTGTAACTGTGAAGGAACTCTACAAGGGACTAAACCCAGCCACGCTGTCGGGATGTATTGATGTAATTGTTGTACGTCAGCCGGATGGAAATCTTCAGTGTTCTCCTTTCCACGTCCGCTTTGGGAAAATGGGAGTTCTGCGTTCCAGGGAGAAAGTG GTTGACATAGAAATTAATGGAGAGGCTGTAGATTTGCACATGAAACTAGGAGACAATGGAGAAGCCTTTTTTGTGCAGGAGATGGATAACAATCAG GAAGTAATTCCTTATCATCTCTCTACGTCCCCCATTCTGTCTGAGGGAACTGTGTTAATGGAAGCTCAGCTGAAGAGGAACTCAATTGACAGGATAAGAAACCTGGACAACAGTGTATCCTCACAAGTACCACCCCAAGCTCATGGATCCCAGCCTGGTAATGAAACATCTCCAGTCTGTAGCtctgtgaaaaagagaagaaaaaagaggaggaagtcTACCCACAAAATAGACAgtttaaaaagagaagacattGGAGACACATCAGAAGATGAAGACATGTTTCCTATAGAGATTagctcagaggaagaaaaggaaccATTGGACAATTCAAG GATTCTTGTTCCGGATGTGTTTGTTGATGATGTATCTGATATAAAGGCACCTGCTGTGTCTACTTATTCTCAGTCCTCATCATACCCTCGTTCAGATGGGGAATGGTCACCTATTCAAAG TAAACCTATAGATTGCACAGGGCAATCCTCTCTTCTCACTGTTCCAGTAGATGGTGGCCTATCTAACTCTTGTCCTCATCagtcttctcatttttctccttcagacaG tccaTCAGGCTCACGTCCTCCTACTCCTCAAAGTGATTCAGAATTAGTCAGTAAATCTACAGACAGGAGTGGACTAAAGAATCCACACATGCACTGGGCCTGGGGAGAGCTACCACAGGCTACGAAG gcGAGTTCTTTGATCAAAGCTAAGGAACCCAACACAATCGATGTAAATCCTTCTGAAAGCACTCACTTTCGGGTCATCCAGAGTGCTCCTATAGAGGAGTTTAATGGTGTGTCTCCTCTACCTGTCCTTGGACAGACTGATGCAGCAACTGCTGATGAAACTGAGCCCTTGCCAGCTGAGACAAATAAGCCAGAGACAGaatctgcaggagcagctgtacTATCGTTGCCTGCCAATGAGGATATAAAACAAGCTGCGGCTTGCTCAGCTCAGGCAGTTGGCAAGATGGATTCTCCTTCCAGAAAGAAAG ACAAACGAAGCCGGCATCTTGGTGCTGACGGTGTCTATTTAGATGACCTTACTGACATGGATCCAGAAGTTGCTGCGCTTTACTTCCCCAAAAA tggaGATAACATACAAAACAGAAACGCAAATGACACAGGGCCACGGTCTGCCACCCATTCTCCACAGTCTTTTGGGAGCTCAGGTGCTGACAGTGGCGTTGAAAGCACCTCAGATGGAACCAGAGATTTGCCCTCCATTGCCATTTCTCTCTGTGGAGGCCTCACGGACAACAAAGAGATAACCAAAG AAGAATTCTTAGAACATGCAGTAACATATCAGCAGTTTGTGGACAATCCTGCTATCATTGATGACCCCAACCTTGTGGTTAAGATTGGAAATAA GTACTACAACTGGACAACAGCTGGTCCCCTTCTGCTGGCAATGCAGGCATTCCAGAAACCTTTGCCAAAG GCCACTGTGGAATCTATAATGAGAGACAAGATGCCCAAAAAAGGTGGAAGATGGTGGTTTTCCTGGAGAGGGAGGAACAGCACTATTAAAGAG GAAACAAAGGCAGAACAAGGTATGAGTGGGAGTAGACTTAAAGGAGAAGACTCTTCACAGATGAGCATGGCAAACAG AATAAAAGATGAATCTTCTTCGAGCGATGAAGACCCTAGAGCTGCCAAACAAAACCTTGGGTCATTACAAGCCAACTCGAGTCATCTCTCATTATTGTCTGGAATCAGTTACAAAAAAACACTTCGACTAACTTCTGACCAGCTT AAAAGCTTAAAGCTGAAGAATGGTCCCAATGATGTGACCTTTAGTGTTACAACACAATATCAAGGTACTTGCCGCTGTGAAGGCACCATTTACCTATGGAATTGGGATGACAAGGTTATAATTTCTGACATAGATGGAACCATTACACG gTCAGATACTTTAGGTCATATTTTACCTACTCTTGGCAAAGATTGGACACACCAAGGGATTGCAAAATTGTACCATAAAGTGAGCCA AAATGGATATAAATTTTTGTATTGCTCAGCACGTGCTATTGGAATGGCAGACATGACCAGAGGATACTTGCACTGGGTCAATGAACGTGGAACTGTGCTGCCACAGGGGCCAGTGTTGCTGAGTCCGAGCAGCTTATTCTCAGCTTTGCACAG GGAAGTGATAgagaaaaagccagaaaaattCAAAGTTCAGTGTTTGACAGACATAAAAAACTTGTTTTATCCCAACACAGAACCCTTTTATGCTGCTTTTGGAAACAGACCCGCT GATGTTTACTCATACAAACAAGTGGGTGTTTCTTTAAACCGAATATTTACAGTCAACCCCAAAGGAGAACTTATACAAGAACATGCAAAGACAAACATCTCATC cTATGTCAGACTGTGTGAAGTAGTAGACcatattttccctttgctgaaAAGAAGCCATTCTTCAGATTTCCCTTGTTCTGATACCTACAGTCAGTTTACCTACTGGAGGGAACCTCTGCCACCTTTTGAAACTCAGGATGTACATCCAGACTCATCTTAA
- the LPIN1 gene encoding phosphatidate phosphatase LPIN1 isoform X2, translating to MNYVGQLAGQVFVTVKELYKGLNPATLSGCIDVIVVRQPDGNLQCSPFHVRFGKMGVLRSREKVVDIEINGEAVDLHMKLGDNGEAFFVQEMDNNQEVIPYHLSTSPILSEGTVLMEAQLKRNSIDRIRNLDNSVSSQVPPQAHGSQPGNETSPVCSSVKKRRKKRRKSTHKIDSLKREDIGDTSEDEDMFPIEISSEEEKEPLDNSRILVPDVFVDDVSDIKAPAVSTYSQSSSYPRSDGEWSPIQSPSGSRPPTPQSDSELVSKSTDRSGLKNPHMHWAWGELPQATKASSLIKAKEPNTIDVNPSESTHFRVIQSAPIEEFNGVSPLPVLGQTDAATADETEPLPAETNKPETESAGAAVLSLPANEDIKQAAACSAQAVGKMDSPSRKKDKRSRHLGADGVYLDDLTDMDPEVAALYFPKNGDNIQNRNANDTGPRSATHSPQSFGSSGADSGVESTSDGTRDLPSIAISLCGGLTDNKEITKEEFLEHAVTYQQFVDNPAIIDDPNLVVKIGNKYYNWTTAGPLLLAMQAFQKPLPKATVESIMRDKMPKKGGRWWFSWRGRNSTIKEETKAEQGMSGSRLKGEDSSQMSMANRIKDESSSSDEDPRAAKQNLGSLQANSSHLSLLSGISYKKTLRLTSDQLKSLKLKNGPNDVTFSVTTQYQGTCRCEGTIYLWNWDDKVIISDIDGTITRSDTLGHILPTLGKDWTHQGIAKLYHKVSQNGYKFLYCSARAIGMADMTRGYLHWVNERGTVLPQGPVLLSPSSLFSALHREVIEKKPEKFKVQCLTDIKNLFYPNTEPFYAAFGNRPADVYSYKQVGVSLNRIFTVNPKGELIQEHAKTNISSYVRLCEVVDHIFPLLKRSHSSDFPCSDTYSQFTYWREPLPPFETQDVHPDSS from the exons ATGAACTACGTTGGACAGTTAGCAGGGCAAGTGTTTGTAACTGTGAAGGAACTCTACAAGGGACTAAACCCAGCCACGCTGTCGGGATGTATTGATGTAATTGTTGTACGTCAGCCGGATGGAAATCTTCAGTGTTCTCCTTTCCACGTCCGCTTTGGGAAAATGGGAGTTCTGCGTTCCAGGGAGAAAGTG GTTGACATAGAAATTAATGGAGAGGCTGTAGATTTGCACATGAAACTAGGAGACAATGGAGAAGCCTTTTTTGTGCAGGAGATGGATAACAATCAG GAAGTAATTCCTTATCATCTCTCTACGTCCCCCATTCTGTCTGAGGGAACTGTGTTAATGGAAGCTCAGCTGAAGAGGAACTCAATTGACAGGATAAGAAACCTGGACAACAGTGTATCCTCACAAGTACCACCCCAAGCTCATGGATCCCAGCCTGGTAATGAAACATCTCCAGTCTGTAGCtctgtgaaaaagagaagaaaaaagaggaggaagtcTACCCACAAAATAGACAgtttaaaaagagaagacattGGAGACACATCAGAAGATGAAGACATGTTTCCTATAGAGATTagctcagaggaagaaaaggaaccATTGGACAATTCAAG GATTCTTGTTCCGGATGTGTTTGTTGATGATGTATCTGATATAAAGGCACCTGCTGTGTCTACTTATTCTCAGTCCTCATCATACCCTCGTTCAGATGGGGAATGGTCACCTATTCAAAG tccaTCAGGCTCACGTCCTCCTACTCCTCAAAGTGATTCAGAATTAGTCAGTAAATCTACAGACAGGAGTGGACTAAAGAATCCACACATGCACTGGGCCTGGGGAGAGCTACCACAGGCTACGAAG gcGAGTTCTTTGATCAAAGCTAAGGAACCCAACACAATCGATGTAAATCCTTCTGAAAGCACTCACTTTCGGGTCATCCAGAGTGCTCCTATAGAGGAGTTTAATGGTGTGTCTCCTCTACCTGTCCTTGGACAGACTGATGCAGCAACTGCTGATGAAACTGAGCCCTTGCCAGCTGAGACAAATAAGCCAGAGACAGaatctgcaggagcagctgtacTATCGTTGCCTGCCAATGAGGATATAAAACAAGCTGCGGCTTGCTCAGCTCAGGCAGTTGGCAAGATGGATTCTCCTTCCAGAAAGAAAG ACAAACGAAGCCGGCATCTTGGTGCTGACGGTGTCTATTTAGATGACCTTACTGACATGGATCCAGAAGTTGCTGCGCTTTACTTCCCCAAAAA tggaGATAACATACAAAACAGAAACGCAAATGACACAGGGCCACGGTCTGCCACCCATTCTCCACAGTCTTTTGGGAGCTCAGGTGCTGACAGTGGCGTTGAAAGCACCTCAGATGGAACCAGAGATTTGCCCTCCATTGCCATTTCTCTCTGTGGAGGCCTCACGGACAACAAAGAGATAACCAAAG AAGAATTCTTAGAACATGCAGTAACATATCAGCAGTTTGTGGACAATCCTGCTATCATTGATGACCCCAACCTTGTGGTTAAGATTGGAAATAA GTACTACAACTGGACAACAGCTGGTCCCCTTCTGCTGGCAATGCAGGCATTCCAGAAACCTTTGCCAAAG GCCACTGTGGAATCTATAATGAGAGACAAGATGCCCAAAAAAGGTGGAAGATGGTGGTTTTCCTGGAGAGGGAGGAACAGCACTATTAAAGAG GAAACAAAGGCAGAACAAGGTATGAGTGGGAGTAGACTTAAAGGAGAAGACTCTTCACAGATGAGCATGGCAAACAG AATAAAAGATGAATCTTCTTCGAGCGATGAAGACCCTAGAGCTGCCAAACAAAACCTTGGGTCATTACAAGCCAACTCGAGTCATCTCTCATTATTGTCTGGAATCAGTTACAAAAAAACACTTCGACTAACTTCTGACCAGCTT AAAAGCTTAAAGCTGAAGAATGGTCCCAATGATGTGACCTTTAGTGTTACAACACAATATCAAGGTACTTGCCGCTGTGAAGGCACCATTTACCTATGGAATTGGGATGACAAGGTTATAATTTCTGACATAGATGGAACCATTACACG gTCAGATACTTTAGGTCATATTTTACCTACTCTTGGCAAAGATTGGACACACCAAGGGATTGCAAAATTGTACCATAAAGTGAGCCA AAATGGATATAAATTTTTGTATTGCTCAGCACGTGCTATTGGAATGGCAGACATGACCAGAGGATACTTGCACTGGGTCAATGAACGTGGAACTGTGCTGCCACAGGGGCCAGTGTTGCTGAGTCCGAGCAGCTTATTCTCAGCTTTGCACAG GGAAGTGATAgagaaaaagccagaaaaattCAAAGTTCAGTGTTTGACAGACATAAAAAACTTGTTTTATCCCAACACAGAACCCTTTTATGCTGCTTTTGGAAACAGACCCGCT GATGTTTACTCATACAAACAAGTGGGTGTTTCTTTAAACCGAATATTTACAGTCAACCCCAAAGGAGAACTTATACAAGAACATGCAAAGACAAACATCTCATC cTATGTCAGACTGTGTGAAGTAGTAGACcatattttccctttgctgaaAAGAAGCCATTCTTCAGATTTCCCTTGTTCTGATACCTACAGTCAGTTTACCTACTGGAGGGAACCTCTGCCACCTTTTGAAACTCAGGATGTACATCCAGACTCATCTTAA